One segment of Panicum virgatum strain AP13 chromosome 3K, P.virgatum_v5, whole genome shotgun sequence DNA contains the following:
- the LOC120697103 gene encoding tryptophan decarboxylase 1-like produces MSSLDTNPATFCTGDADSSFQPLNADDVRSYLHTSVDFICDYYKSVESLPVLPSVEPGYLRRLLQPAPPTCSAPFNVTMKELREAVVPGMTHWASPNFFAFFPSTNSAAGIAGELIASAINSVGFTWQASPAATEMEVLALDWLAQLLRLPPSFMNRTGAAGRGTGGGVILGTTSEAMLVTLVAARDAALRRIGSDGMAGITRLTVYAADQTHSTFFKACRLAGFDPANVRSIPTREEKDFALEPERLLEAMEADAAAGLVPAYVCCTVGTTSSNAVDPVGAVADVAAGFKAWVHIDAAYAGSACICPEFRHHIDGVERVDSISMSPHKWLMTCLDCTCLWVRDSLRLTGSLETTPEYLKNDVSDSGIVTDLKDMQVGTGRRFRGLKLWMVMRTYGAAKLQEHIRSDVAMAKMLEGLVRADDRFEVVVPRNFALVCFRIKPHGGAMAEDEAEEANRELMERLNKTGKAYLAHTVIGRKFVLRFAVGSSTQEERHVRSAWELIQKTTTEMMMEATEKLIM; encoded by the coding sequence ATGAGCAGCCTTGACACCAACCCTGCCACCTTCTGTACCGGCGATGCCGATAGCAGCTTCCAGCCTCTCAACGCCGACGACGTCCGCTCCTACCTCCACACGTCCGTCGACTTCATCTGCGACTACTACAAGTCCGTCGAGTCCCTGCCCGTGCTCCCCAGCGTCGAGCCCGGCTACCTGCGCCGCCTGCTCCAGCCGGCCCCGCCCACCTGCTCCGCCCCCTTCAACGTCACCATGAAGGAGCTCCGCGAGGCCGTCGTGCCCGGGATGACGCACTGGGCCAGCCCCAACTTCTTCGCCTTCTTCCCGTCCACCAACAGCGCCGCCGGCATCGCCGGGGAGCTCATCGCCTCCGCGATCAACAGCGTCGGCTTCACGTGGcaggcgtcgccggcggccaccgagATGGAGGTGCTCGCGCTCGACTGGCTCGCGCAGCTCCTGCGCCTGCCCCCGAGCTTCATGAACCGcacgggcgccgccggccgaggcACCGGCGGCGGGGTCATCCTCGGGACCACCAGCGAGGCCATGCTGGTCACCCTCGTCGCGGCCCGGgacgcggcgctgcgccggatcGGGTCCGACGGCATGGCCGGGATCACGCGGCTCACCGTGTACGCCGCCGACCAGACCCACTCCACCTTCTTCAAGGCGTGCCGCCTCGCCGGGTTCGACCCCGCCAACGTCCGCTCCATCCCCACCCGCGAGGAGAAGGACTTCGCGCTCGAGCCGGAGAGGCTGCTGGAGGCCATggaggccgacgccgccgccggcctcgtgcCGGCCTACGTCTGCTGCACGGTCGGCACCACGTCCTCCAACGCCGTGGACCCGGTgggcgccgtcgccgacgtTGCCGCCGGGTTCAAGGCCTGGGTCCACATCGATGCCGCCTACGCCGGCAGCGCGTGCATTTGCCCCGAGTTCCGGCACCACATCGACGGCGTGGAGCGCGTGGACTCCATCAGCATGAGCCCGCACAAGTGGCTGATGACGTGCCTGGACTGCACCTGCCTCTGGGTGCGCGACTCCCTGCGGCTCACCGGCTCGCTGGAGACGACGCCCGAGTACCTCAAGAACGACGTCAGCGACTCGGGCATCGTCACCGACCTCAAGGACATGCAGGTGGGCACCGGCCGGCGCTTCCGCGGCCTCAAGCTCTGGATGGTCATGCGCACCTACGGCGCCGCCAAGCTGCAGGAGCACATCCGCAGCGACGTCGCCATGGCCAAGATGTTAGAGGGCCTGGTGCGCGCCGACGACCGGTTCGAGGTCGTCGTGCCGAGGAACTTCGCGCTTGTCTGTTTCAGGATCAAGCCccacggcggcgccatggcggaggacgaggccgagGAGGCTAACCGCGAGCTCATGGAGCGCCTCAACAAGACCGGCAAGGCGTACCTGGCGCACACGGTGATCGGCCGCAAGTTCGTGTTGCGGTTCGCGGTAGGGTCGTCGACGCAGGAGGAGAGGCACGTCCGGAGCGCATGGGAGCTCATCCAGAAGACCACCACTGAGATGATGATGGAGGCAACGGAGAAATTAATAATGTAG